A stretch of the Papaver somniferum cultivar HN1 chromosome 6, ASM357369v1, whole genome shotgun sequence genome encodes the following:
- the LOC113287364 gene encoding F-box protein At3g58530-like isoform X2 gives MSGILIRETEEIWRRETVPRVLQIVSTTINLTQRDLISLLLVSPWLYRTLVSYPSLWQVIDLREMSNAGERLISALSLSRYLHIKGLNLEFAQDVEDKHLNLLKSKCKEALGNLESLNLNGCQKISDKGIEVVTSACPKLKALSIYWNIRMTDLSIQQLVKNCSCIVDLNLSGCKNITDKSMHLIADHYNELEELNLTRCVKLTDGGLQQILLKCSSLQYLNLYALSGFTDGAYMKISHLAHLRFLDLCGAQNLSNQGLSSIARCKNLVSLNLTWCILVTDAGVVAIARGCPSLEFLRVLLENANNT, from the exons ATGAGTGGGATACTAATCAGAGAAACAGAAGAGATATGGAGAAGAGAAACAGTTCCTCGGGTGCTGCAAATAGTTAGTACCACCATTAATCTCACTCAAAGAGATTTAATATCTCTTTTACTTGTTAGTCCTTGGTTGTACCGGACTCTTGTATCTTATCCATCTCTCTGGCAG GTAATCGATTTGCGTGAAATGAGTAATGCTGGAGAACGGCTTATATCTGCTCTTTCACTG TCAAGATACCTTCACATTAAGGGGCTCAATCTCGAGTTTGCACAAGACGTTGAAGACAAACATCTGAATCTCCTCAAAAGCAAG TGTAAAGAAGCACTTGGAAATTTGGAGTCTCTGAATCTGAATGGCTGTCAAAAGATATCAGACAAGGGGATTGAAGTTGTTACTAGTGCTTGTCCTAAGCTGAAGGCCTTATCTATCTACTGGAACATAAG GATGACAGATTTAAGTATACAACAACTGGTAAAGAATTGCAGTTGCATAGTCGATCTGAACTTGAGTGGTTGCAAG AATATCACAGACAAAAGTATGCATCTAATTGCTGATCATTACAATGAATTGGAGGAGCTGAATTTGACCAG GTGTGTCAAGCTTACTGATGGTGGACTACAACAGATATTGCTAAAGTGTTCTTCTCTTCAATATCTAAACCTCTATGCACTTTCAGG TTTCACTGATGGAGCTTATATGAAGATTTCACATCTGGCTCATCTACGATTTTTAGACCTCTGCGGTGCCCAG AATTTGTCCAATCAAGGCCTTTCCTCCATCGCCAGATGCAAGAATCTAGTGTCTCTAAATTTGACATG GTGCATACTTGTTACTGACGCGGGAGTCGTAGCCATTGCTCGAGGTTGTCCCTCTCTTGAATTTCTTAG GGTTCTGCTCGAAAACGCTAACAACACTTGA
- the LOC113287364 gene encoding F-box protein At3g58530-like isoform X3, translating into MSGILIRETEEIWRRETVPRVLQIVSTTINLTQRDLISLLLVSPWLYRTLVSYPSLWQVIDLREMSNAGERLISALSLSRYLHIKGLNLEFAQDVEDKHLNLLKSKCKEALGNLESLNLNGCQKISDKGIEVVTSACPKLKALSIYWNIRMTDLSIQQLVKNCSCIVDLNLSGCKNITDKSMHLIADHYNELEELNLTRCVKLTDGGLQQILLKCSSLQYLNLYALSGFTDGAYMKISHLAHLRFLDLCGAQNLSNQGLSSIARCKNLVSLNLTWCILVTDAGVVAIARGCPSLEFLRE; encoded by the exons ATGAGTGGGATACTAATCAGAGAAACAGAAGAGATATGGAGAAGAGAAACAGTTCCTCGGGTGCTGCAAATAGTTAGTACCACCATTAATCTCACTCAAAGAGATTTAATATCTCTTTTACTTGTTAGTCCTTGGTTGTACCGGACTCTTGTATCTTATCCATCTCTCTGGCAG GTAATCGATTTGCGTGAAATGAGTAATGCTGGAGAACGGCTTATATCTGCTCTTTCACTG TCAAGATACCTTCACATTAAGGGGCTCAATCTCGAGTTTGCACAAGACGTTGAAGACAAACATCTGAATCTCCTCAAAAGCAAG TGTAAAGAAGCACTTGGAAATTTGGAGTCTCTGAATCTGAATGGCTGTCAAAAGATATCAGACAAGGGGATTGAAGTTGTTACTAGTGCTTGTCCTAAGCTGAAGGCCTTATCTATCTACTGGAACATAAG GATGACAGATTTAAGTATACAACAACTGGTAAAGAATTGCAGTTGCATAGTCGATCTGAACTTGAGTGGTTGCAAG AATATCACAGACAAAAGTATGCATCTAATTGCTGATCATTACAATGAATTGGAGGAGCTGAATTTGACCAG GTGTGTCAAGCTTACTGATGGTGGACTACAACAGATATTGCTAAAGTGTTCTTCTCTTCAATATCTAAACCTCTATGCACTTTCAGG TTTCACTGATGGAGCTTATATGAAGATTTCACATCTGGCTCATCTACGATTTTTAGACCTCTGCGGTGCCCAG AATTTGTCCAATCAAGGCCTTTCCTCCATCGCCAGATGCAAGAATCTAGTGTCTCTAAATTTGACATG GTGCATACTTGTTACTGACGCGGGAGTCGTAGCCATTGCTCGAGGTTGTCCCTCTCTTGAATTTCTTAG GGAATGA
- the LOC113287364 gene encoding F-box protein At3g58530-like isoform X1, giving the protein MSGILIRETEEIWRRETVPRVLQIVSTTINLTQRDLISLLLVSPWLYRTLVSYPSLWQVIDLREMSNAGERLISALSLSRYLHIKGLNLEFAQDVEDKHLNLLKSKCKEALGNLESLNLNGCQKISDKGIEVVTSACPKLKALSIYWNIRMTDLSIQQLVKNCSCIVDLNLSGCKNITDKSMHLIADHYNELEELNLTRCVKLTDGGLQQILLKCSSLQYLNLYALSGFTDGAYMKISHLAHLRFLDLCGAQNLSNQGLSSIARCKNLVSLNLTWCILVTDAGVVAIARGCPSLEFLSLFGILGVTDMCLEVLSGFCSKTLTTLDVNGCTGIKKRSRDELTQLFPKLTCFKVHS; this is encoded by the exons ATGAGTGGGATACTAATCAGAGAAACAGAAGAGATATGGAGAAGAGAAACAGTTCCTCGGGTGCTGCAAATAGTTAGTACCACCATTAATCTCACTCAAAGAGATTTAATATCTCTTTTACTTGTTAGTCCTTGGTTGTACCGGACTCTTGTATCTTATCCATCTCTCTGGCAG GTAATCGATTTGCGTGAAATGAGTAATGCTGGAGAACGGCTTATATCTGCTCTTTCACTG TCAAGATACCTTCACATTAAGGGGCTCAATCTCGAGTTTGCACAAGACGTTGAAGACAAACATCTGAATCTCCTCAAAAGCAAG TGTAAAGAAGCACTTGGAAATTTGGAGTCTCTGAATCTGAATGGCTGTCAAAAGATATCAGACAAGGGGATTGAAGTTGTTACTAGTGCTTGTCCTAAGCTGAAGGCCTTATCTATCTACTGGAACATAAG GATGACAGATTTAAGTATACAACAACTGGTAAAGAATTGCAGTTGCATAGTCGATCTGAACTTGAGTGGTTGCAAG AATATCACAGACAAAAGTATGCATCTAATTGCTGATCATTACAATGAATTGGAGGAGCTGAATTTGACCAG GTGTGTCAAGCTTACTGATGGTGGACTACAACAGATATTGCTAAAGTGTTCTTCTCTTCAATATCTAAACCTCTATGCACTTTCAGG TTTCACTGATGGAGCTTATATGAAGATTTCACATCTGGCTCATCTACGATTTTTAGACCTCTGCGGTGCCCAG AATTTGTCCAATCAAGGCCTTTCCTCCATCGCCAGATGCAAGAATCTAGTGTCTCTAAATTTGACATG GTGCATACTTGTTACTGACGCGGGAGTCGTAGCCATTGCTCGAGGTTGTCCCTCTCTTGAATTTCTTAG CTTGTTCGGAATTCTTGGGGTAACTGATATGTGTTTGGAGGTCCTGTCAGGGTTCTGCTCGAAAACGCTAACAACACTTGATGTGAATGGATGTACTGGCATAAAG AAACGAAGCCGTGATGAACTGACTCAGTTATTCCCAAAACTGACGTGCTTCAAAGTACACAGCTAA